In a single window of the Anopheles stephensi strain Indian unplaced genomic scaffold, UCI_ANSTEP_V1.0 ucontig11, whole genome shotgun sequence genome:
- the LOC118515239 gene encoding ATP-binding cassette sub-family G member 1-like: protein MMVAIGDPDSIPMQSLESTSAREFDLSFRNVSYCVKHKHDRTHSVILKNLSGSFRSGRLVGIMGPSGAGKSTLLNVLSGFKKNNVTGQLMVDGQRLSERRSRKVISYTQQEVCLWSALTVEESMRYAAEFKLSPTIAPDQKNARVRELLHVLGLTSCADTLSGKVSGGQAKRLSIGLELLSDPKVMLLDEPTSGLDTVAAYQVLAHVKQLAARGRVIACVIHQPNSQQLLLIDDLYVLAKGRRIYSGPTGEMVTQFARFGLECPVSHNPADYALEVASLDQEDERLKRLIMEEERDIFDYKPPRLMVEKSVDGSYQRYALSTLQQLGVLLRRTARCTLRDSYQFKARILINIAIALITSVAFYNTGNNADRILANTAVLIINLYAIFFTSIVSAVLVYPRESACFVLESKNNWYSLRAYYLAKIVVELPTLILSSSAFFLIVYYFTAQPFEWLRIGTFALVCLMFGWISQMLGLLLGSIMSVQNSVFVSILIMVPASLFSGFFVPLRDASVLLKPLLYVSFVRYAFEGAVHAIYGFDRADLECPEVFCYFRQLKRFLEFVSMPDLAYGYDLLALLGWIVLLMGAVYFSLRRRIKQD from the exons ATGATGGTAGCAATTGGTGATCCGGATTCGATTCCGATGCAATCACTTGAAAGCACCAGCGCTCGTGAGTTTGACCTATCGTTTCGCAATGTTTCGTACTGTGTAAAGCATAAGCATG ATCGTACACACTCCGTCATTCTGAAGAATCTCTCCGGGTCATTCCGTTCTGGACGACTCGTAGGCATAATGGGACCTTCCGGTGCGGGTAAATCAACCCTGCTGAACGTGCTGAGTGGATTCAA AAAAAACAACGTCACCGGTCAGCTCATGGTCGACGGACAGCGACTCTCCGAGCGAAGAAGTCGAAAGGTCATCTCCTACACCCAGCAGGAGGTGTGTCTGTGGTCTGCCCTGACAGTGGAGGAGAGTATGCGCTATGCGGCCGAATTCAAACTATCGCCCACCATCGCGCCGGACCAGAAAAATGCACGTGTACGCGAGCTGCTACACGTGCTCGGTTTGACTTCCTGTGCCGATACGCTCAGCGGCAAAGTTTCCGGTGGTCAGGCGAAGCGACTATCGATCGGACTGGAGCTGCTATCTGATCCCAAAGTGATGCTGCTCGATGAGCCAACGAGCGGGCTGGACACGGTGGCCGCCTATCAGGTGCTGGCCCACGTTAAGCAGCTTGCCGCTCGGGGTCGCGTTATCGCCTGTGTCATTCATCAACCGAACTCCCAGCAGCTGCTACTGATCGATGATCTGTACGTGCTGGCGAAGGGCCGACGCATCTACAGCGGGCCAACGGGTGAAATGGTGACGCAATTCGCGCGCTTCGGACTCGAATGTCCGGTATCGCACAATCCGGCCGATTACG CACTTGAAGTGGCCAGCCTTGATCAGGAAGATGAACGGTTGAAGCGATTAATAATGGAGGAAGAAAGGGATATTTTCGACTACAAGCCACCCCGCTTGATGGTGGAGAAAAGTGTTGATGGATCGTACCAACGGTACGCCTTATCCACACTGCAGCAGCTGGGTGTGTTGCTCAGGCGAACGGCTCGGTGTACGTTGCGAGATTCC TACCAATTTAAGGCGCGCATTCTCATAAACATTGCCATCGCGCTCATCACGAGCGTGGCGTTCTACAACACCGGCAACAACGCTGACCGCATCCTGGCCAACACCGCCGTACTGATCATTAATCTGTACGCCATCTTCTTCACGAGCATAGTTTCGGCGGTGCTGGTCT ATCCCCGCGAGTCCGCTTGCTTTGTGCTGGAGAGCAAAAATAATTGGTACTCCCTGCGGGCGTACTACTTGGCTAAGATTGTGGTCGAACTTCCCACGCTG ATCCTTTCATCGTCGGCGTTCTTCCTTATCGTGTACTACTTTACCGCGCAACCGTTCGAGTGGCTGCGGATCGGTACGTTCGCACTCGTTTGCCTCATGTTTGGTTGGATTTCGCAGATGCTCGGACTGCTGCTGGGCAGCATCATGTCGGTGCAGAACTCCGTCTTCGTGAGCATCCTGATAATGGTGCCGGCCTCACTGTTCTCCGGCTTCTTCGTACCGTTGCGCGACGCTAGCGTGCTGCTGAAGCCGCTGCTGTACGTGTCGTTCGTGCGGTACGCGTTCGAGGGGGCCGTCCACGCGATCTATGGGTTCGATCGAGCGGACCTCGAATGTCCGGAGGTGTTTTGTTATTTCCGTCAGTTGAAACGATTTCTGGAGTTTGTTTCGATGCCGGACCTGGCGTACGGGTACGATCTGCTTGCCCTGCTCGGTTGGATCGTGCTGCTGATGGGTGCGGTATACTTTAGTTTGCGAAGAAGAATCAAACAGGACTAA